One window from the genome of Vidua chalybeata isolate OUT-0048 chromosome 3, bVidCha1 merged haplotype, whole genome shotgun sequence encodes:
- the GPR63 gene encoding probable G-protein coupled receptor 63 yields MVFSAMLTLAHSGTSNATFIVYENAYTNFTTPQFLLHSGTTQPLRYSSGAVLTTERSTFLVNTTAILPPQEVFRSLSLPLQIILSAAMIFILLVSFLGNFVVCLMVYQKAAMRSAINILLASLAFADLLLAVLNMPFALITIITTQWIFGDIFCRVSAMFFWLFVVEGVAILLIISIDRFLIIVQRQDKLNPYRAKILIVISWAASFVVAFPLSVGNPNLQIPSRAPQCVFGYSTSPGYRAYVIVILLIAFFIPFLVMLYSFMGILNTVRHNAVRIHSHPDSICLSQASKLGLMSLQRPFQMNIDMSFKTRAFTTILILFLVFIVCWAPFTTYSLIATFNSHFYYKHNFFEISTWLLWLCYLKSALNPLIYYWRIKKFHDACLDLMPRFFKFLPQLPGHTRRRIRPSAIYVCGEHRSVV; encoded by the coding sequence ATGGTTTTCTCAGCAATGTTGACGCTGGCCCACTCTGGGACCTCAAATGCTACTTTCATTGTTTATGAAAATGCGTACACAAATTTTACCACTCCCCAGTTCTTGCTTCATAGTGGCACAACACAGCCATTGAGATATAGTTCAGGTGCTGTGCTCACCACTGAGAGAAGTACTTTCCTAGTAAACACCACAGCTATCCTGCCGCCACAAGAAGTTTTCAGGAGCTTGAGTTTGCCACTCCAGATCATTCTTTCTGCTGCTATGATATTTATCCTATTGGTTTCTTTCCTTGGAAACTTTGTTGTCTGCCTGATGGTCTACCAGAAGGCAGCTATGCGATCTGCAATTAATATCCTCTTAGCAAGCCTGGCTTTTGCAGacttgctgctggcagtgctgaaCATGCCATTTGCTCTGATAACAATCATTACCACTcagtggatttttggggatatATTTTGCAGAGTTTCTGCCATGTTCTTCTGGCTTTTTGTTGTAGAGGGGGTAGCCATTCTTCTTATTATTAGTATTGACCGATTTCTTATCATAGTTCAGAGGCAAGATAAACTGAACCCCTACCGTGCAAAGATTCTTATTGTGATTTCCTGGGCAGCATCCTTTGTTGTTGCTTTTCCATTATCAGTAGGGAATCCTAATCTGCAGATACCCTCGAGAGCACCTCAGTGTGTTTTTGGCTACTCTACAAGCCCAGGTTACCGAGCCTACGTGATAGTTATCTTGctaattgctttttttattccattcctGGTAATGCTGTATTCTTTTATGGGCATACTCAACACTGTCCGCCACAACGCAGTTCGTATCCACAGCCACCCTGATAGCATATGTCTCAGCCAGGCCAGCAAACTTGGTCTCATGAGCTTACAGAGACCTTTTCAGATGAATATTGATATGAGCTTTAAAACTCGTGCCTTCACAACCATCCTGATTTTATTCCTTGTCTTCATAGTCTGTTGGGCACCATTCACCACTTACAGCCTTATTGCCACGTTCAACAGCCACTTCTACTACAAGCACAACTTTTTCGAGATAAGCACTTGGCTCCTTTGGCTCTGCTACCTCAAGTCTGCACTGAACCCACTGATTTACTACTGGAGGATTAAGAAGTTTCATGATGCATGCTTAGACTTGATGCCCAGATTCTTCAAATTCTTGCCACAGCTCCCTGGCCATACAAGGCGGCGCATCCGGCCCAGTGCCATCTACGTGTGTGGGGAGCATCGGTCGGTAGTTTGA